CGCTAAAAGTCATATGATGAGCACCGTTTAGTTTAATAAATGAGCTATTCAGATCACTCGAGTTAAACAAAGACTCATACCCACTCAGTAACAAAGCTAATAGGTCTGGAGAGATTTCATTTCCCAGTTCTTCAAACGAGCATTTCTCTTGCCGAGCTACCAATAACGGAGCAGATACTCCCTCTTCCTTACTCGCCGTTATTAAATGGAAACTAGGATCGAATAGAATACTAGCCTTAATTCTCTTTTCTCTTTTAAGCAATTCATAAGCAGCAGCCCCACCTAATGAATGACCGATGATCCCCATTTCATTCACATCGACTATAGCCCTAAGATCCTGATCTGAATCCAAGACCTTGTCTACATTTTTCAAAACCCAACTCATATCTCCAACTCTAAGCTTCAATAATTGTTTCCAAGAATGAATATCTAAACTGTCTATTTCGGATATCTCATTGGATTGTTGGATAAATCGACCGTCAGGAAAAATTGAAAATATAGATTCATGCGTGGCTCCTATAGTAAGGACAACAAATCCGCACTCCACTAAATGTTCTACACAAAAGGAATACATATCTCTAACGACACCAAAAGCCGGAGCTATAAAAATAACGGGACAGTTTTTAGCAGTAATATCAACACTCTCATCATTATGTATTTTTGTATCCAGATTATGAATATAATCCTTATCCACTCCCATACCAGAGAGCATATCAATAGAGGAAGAGATATTAGGTTCAAATAACGAAATATACTTCGACTCATGCTCCACTGGATTGGAAGGATAGTATATACTAATGAGCACTTCTCTGGCTTCCTTACTTATTGGATCAATACGCGATTTATCCTTTATAACAAAAACCTTTCTTCCAACAGTCATTGCATTCACCCTTATACTATTTTTCCGTCACCACAACGCATAAGCGGTGTGGGCATCTTATAACGTGCACCTTATGCTTCTGGATAAAGGTCTGTTGATAAATATCGTTCTCCTGTATCCGGGAATAGAACAACTATACTTTTATTTTTATTCTCTGGCCTTTTGGCAATTTGCACTGCTGCATATGCTGCAGCACCAGACGAAATACCAACTAATAATCCTTCGGATTTAGCTAAAAAACGAGCTGTTTCAAATGCATCTTGATTTCTTACCTGTACGATCTCATCAACGACAGATCTATTAAAATTGTCAGGAACAAAACCGGCACCTATTCCTTGAATGGTATGCACACCTTTAGTCCCTCCAGAAAGTACCGGGGAATCCGAAGGCTCTACAGCTATAATCTTAACATCTTCTTTTCTTTGTTTAAGTGCTTCGCCAACTCCAGATATGGTTCCACCTGTACCAACTCCACCAATAAAAATATCCACTTGGCCTTCAGTATCTCTC
Above is a window of Paenibacillus sp. E222 DNA encoding:
- a CDS encoding dienelactone hydrolase family protein, with translation MTVGRKVFVIKDKSRIDPISKEAREVLISIYYPSNPVEHESKYISLFEPNISSSIDMLSGMGVDKDYIHNLDTKIHNDESVDITAKNCPVIFIAPAFGVVRDMYSFCVEHLVECGFVVLTIGATHESIFSIFPDGRFIQQSNEISEIDSLDIHSWKQLLKLRVGDMSWVLKNVDKVLDSDQDLRAIVDVNEMGIIGHSLGGAAAYELLKREKRIKASILFDPSFHLITASKEEGVSAPLLVARQEKCSFEELGNEISPDLLALLLSGYESLFNSSDLNSSFIKLNGAHHMTFSDIPIHYNEDGIEHKHSTINKYISAFLEEHLKKEDRKFHELLKNKINDGIDLLDSKGHVI